The proteins below come from a single Sorghum bicolor cultivar BTx623 chromosome 4, Sorghum_bicolor_NCBIv3, whole genome shotgun sequence genomic window:
- the LOC8074661 gene encoding uncharacterized protein LOC8074661, with translation MFDSLLNSKFYNKCKHAIKCTRTRLDLLRRKKQAMVKFLKKDVGDLLTSGLESHAFARMEGLIVEMNQASCYDMIEQYCEYIVKQLNHMQKESECPQEALEAVSTLIFAAARFPDLPELCDLRHIFTEKYGSSVEPFVNSEFVQNLQSKSFTNEEKLRVMKRVAEEFSVPFDSRALEWKITCGSQNKHDLPKKSSLKQEMEASAREIQGRVHERKTKAMPEGYEQKQEINVKPKDIHVVPDGIGQLGEKSRKKYSDKPSEKKHMDNPLPPLDMKEKNGQKEMKKYDKKDSHHRRELMDAEVLDLNGLKKQDVGVVKLSGGPDRSWGHADLGLKTLGLEKQEIDSTCTLNGKTVNRAPPYSKPYRASMGEKVAEDRQPVPEKAANMRPPYVKPNFEKHANQGANGYKLSGTEEIGHQKREPIYDPVSVRSRIPKPPAHVDDYAGMANEEKMANQATDGRRRHSSKRNGAYDNYDHKGGHVLPLEGMGVDDDINNARPFHRIPSERRKHRSRRNGSTSGSDYNGASEDHESDGDDANTAIDFGNLLPRAPSSHRKHRSRSADPRKGGRDEEEKMMDKLLMHYSKKGLDREEHKERVKSRIPRPRADQRADDGAGELSNNKEVASAHRPERAVSLPSESASPKAKPKPKAPVRSLSMQPEMSRGNVHPSMPDFDELAARISALRNA, from the exons ATGTTTGACAGTTTGCTCAACTCCAAGTTCTACAACAAATG CAAGCACGCAATCAAGTGCACCCGGACTCGGCTGGATCTGCTGCGGCGGAAGAAGCAAGCCATGGTCAAGTTCCTCAAGAAGGACGTCGGCGACCTCCTCACCAGCGGCCTTGAATCGCACGCCTTCGCACGG ATGGAAGGGCTGATAGTTGAGATGAACCAAGCATCGTGCTATGATATGATAGAGCAGTACTGCGAATATATTGTGAAGCAGCTCAACCACATGCAGAAAGAGAG TGAATGCCCTCAGGAAGCCTTGGAAGCTGTGTCTACTCTAATATTTGCTGCTGCTAGATTTCCTGATTTGCCTGAACTGTGTGACCTCAGACATATATTTACAGAGAAATATGGGAGTTCTGTCGAGCCTTTTGTTAATTCTGAG TTTGTTCAGAACCTCCAGAGTAAATCATTTACTAATGAAGAGAAGTTGCGAGTAATGAAACGTGTTGCTGAAGAATTCTCAGTTCCATTTGATAGCAGGGCATTGGAATGGAAGATAACTTGTGGCTCTCAAAATAAGCAT GATCTTCCAAAGAAGAGTTCACTTAAACAGGAGATGGAGGCATCAGCACGAGAAATCCAAGGAAGAGTTCATGAAAGAAAAACTAAAGCTATGCCTGAAGGCTATGAACAGAAGCAGGAAATAAACGTAAAGCCCAAAGATATCCATGTTGTTCCTGATGGCATTGGTCAGCTAGGCGAAAAAAGCAGAAAGAAGTACTCAGATAAACCTAGTGAGAAAAAGCACATGGATAATCCTTTGCCTCCTTTGGACATGAAAGAAAAGAATGGTCAGAAAGAAATGAAGAAATATGACAAAAAAGATAGTCACCATCGGAGGGAACTGATGGATGCGGAGGTGTTGGACCTCAATGGCTTAAAAAAACAGGATGTTGGTGTAGTGAAACTTTCTGGTGGACCTGATCGTAGTTGGGGACATGCTGACTTGGGGCTTAAAACTCTGGGCCTAGAAAAGCAAGAAATTGATTCAACTTGCACCTTGAATGGTAAAACAGTGAACAGGGCTCCTCCTTATTCTAAGCCCTACAGGGCATCAATGGGTGAGAAGGTTGCTGAAGATAGGCAGCCTGTGCCAGAGAAGGCAGCCAATATGCGTCCTCCTTATGTTAAGCCAAATTTTGAAAAGCATGCAAATCAAGGTGCAAATGGTTACAAGCTTAGTGGCACTGAAGAAATAGGCCACCAGAAACGTGAACCTATTTATGACCCAGTTTCGGTCAGAAGTAGGATTCCAAAACCACCTGCACATGTTGATGATTATGCTGGAATGGCTAATGAGGAAAAGATGGCAAACCAAGCAACTGATGGCCGAAGAAGACATTCAAGCAAGAGGAATGGTGCCTATGACAATTATGATCATAAAGGTGGTCATGTGCTACCCTTAGAAGGCATGGGggtcgatgatgatatcaacaaCGCAAGGCCTTTTCACCGAATTCCTAGTGAGCGAAGAAAGCACAGAAGCAGGCGGAACGGATCAACAAGTGGCAGTGACTACAATGGGGCTAGTGAAGACCACGAGTCAGATGGCGATGATGCAAATACAGCAATTGATTTTGGCAATCTTCTGCCCCGGGCCCCTAGTTCACATAGGAAACACAGGAGTCGGAGTGCTGATCCTCGCAAGGGAGGCCGTGATGAGGAGGAAAAGATGATGGATAAGCTTCTGATGCACTACAGCAAGAAAGGGCTGGATAGGGAGGaacacaaagaaagagtcaaatccCGGATCCCACGGCCTCGAGCTGATCAACGTGCTGATGATGGAGCTGGAGAACTGTCTAATAACAAAGAAGTGGCATCTGCACATCGTCCTGAAAGAGCTGTATCTCTACCTTCAGAATCCGCAAGCCCGAAGGCGAAGCCAAAGCCGAAAGCCCCTGTTCGGTCCTTGTCCATGCAGCCAGAAATGTCAAGAGGGAATGTGCATCCAAGCATGCCAGATTTCGACGAACTGGCTGCGCGGATCAGTGCTCTGAGGAACGCATGA